The following coding sequences lie in one candidate division KSB1 bacterium genomic window:
- a CDS encoding HEPN domain-containing protein, with the protein MKPTPEARYRLRLAQGFLQEARQDMALGRWRAAVDNSQLSVENGAKAVLSLIGPVGRTHNPAVQLQQVLQEGRFSPQEAPLVEALTRCAEMLGPDIHIQTDYGDEAGGCTPWELFCEDDARQALQMAEEAYSLAERLVRGDEI; encoded by the coding sequence ATGAAACCTACACCTGAAGCACGTTATCGCCTGCGCCTGGCGCAAGGATTTCTACAAGAGGCTCGACAGGATATGGCGCTGGGACGCTGGCGTGCCGCCGTGGATAACAGTCAATTGAGCGTAGAGAATGGCGCAAAAGCGGTACTTTCTCTCATCGGGCCGGTGGGACGCACGCATAACCCGGCCGTTCAGCTGCAGCAGGTGCTTCAGGAGGGACGTTTCTCGCCCCAAGAAGCTCCGTTAGTCGAAGCCCTCACCAGATGCGCTGAAATGTTGGGCCCTGACATTCATATCCAGACCGATTATGGAGACGAGGCCGGAGGTTGCACTCCGTGGGAACTCTTTTGTGAAGATGACGCCCGTCAGGCACTGCAAATGGCTGAAGAAGCCTATTCTCTGGCCGAACGCCTTGTTCGCGGAGATGAGATATAA